The following are encoded in a window of Phaseolus vulgaris cultivar G19833 chromosome 3, P. vulgaris v2.0, whole genome shotgun sequence genomic DNA:
- the LOC137806035 gene encoding uncharacterized protein isoform X4, with protein sequence MECLLGFASSVSRDLVCGALNQLRYPCDFNNFVKKLEEEERDLIVTKDSVQKFVTNAKKQTRKTSEVVDKWLQDAINDVDNVNQLLKEAKAKKFCCFGYCPNWIWQYRVGKKLAYKNVYLEKFIAEGRKYVPFDRIATLPSGTLHILTEKCMNFESRQSTYEKLLEAVKNNDVAMIGLYGMGGCGKTTLAMEVMKLVEAEHCFEKVLFVPISSTVEVRRIQEKIASSLQYTFPETEVMERAQRLCLRLNQEKNILMILDDVWEKLDFGGIGIPSSEHHTVCKILITTRSEEVCTSMDCQRKIYLPILTDEEAWTLFQNKALISKNTPDTLKNLGRLISNECKGLPVAIAAVASSLKGKVETIWNVALNKLRSSKPINIERGLIDPYKCLQLSYDNLDTKEAKSLFLFCSVFPEDSEIPIEVLTRYAIGLGVVGEAHSYEEARSEVVAAKIKLVSSCLLLDEEDEYVKMHDIVRDVAHLIAKKENKIIKCEEEKDVTIEQNSVRYLWCVKFPIDLDCSNLEFLFLKTKLEEFNGIFKRMRMLKVLILVNDKDGITPLSTMCLKTLTNLRYLGISGYELSDFSFVSHMKKLQSLSMNGCSLPSFPELQTDVAITQVTTLKLLQLYKCEMKGKNFEVIKRIPLLEELYIVDIEGEWDSNSEDNIEFFNTFSVPKTLQRYAIVLGSNNFGDYNYNYFHPPPRTLLLNHFDKSNEVIKGLAKKATYLFVANIQRGAKNIIPDIFQIEGGGLDELSKFEICNSEEIECLIDTSNHLSTVVSPFSKLYKLRMVNLKNLRALWHFSQPISGPFENLEKLYFSDCPKLTSLFTYVVARSLVQLKVLKISTCDELKHILGDDDKTKKSQGEFTTRHPVQIFQNLQKVEIHSCRELKHIFSTNIVKGLTQLKMLKIENCDMLDQIIGDIAPSTDQDNKEELDEIIEEGKHSHLYSTSIPSTAVVNHSSGTLSSLTSLKIFCCPKLGSIFTASTAKTLTSLEELFIQNCLSLKLIVTHERVNQNHKENIGEDDHDFHSDISIFQGLKVLHISGCDLLQRIFPISFVGGMMKLNDIRDEEIVDLKDFSSQNKFKDNSCHQKQKNTLFELPALEVLKLDRTLDSTILDSYPIRCPSLRTLSLGIGIYIGFFMINCSTDASKARHGDYISIKISNSDFVPPLESVEYISKQPQGLNLLIMHNIREIELKGFDKDLKRFQSHFFSLQDLSIRNCEVEDIFCLNGHGMVGQQVSLRLEYLLLENLPQMTYIWVASKISINLQHLTILEILGCAKLKEIFPPSVLRSLQKLKILIIKECMELKQIVGCEQGAPNNSFTLPNLRRLEIIGCAKLEVIFPKYVLRCLPELKSVKIRKCKELREIIEEDLEDKKMSNLLSPQPCFPKLKELYVGHCHKLKRFISGSASNDFPNLYLLIINGASKLEELVGCGQEKGDRIEKKKVELPRVKLLIFMHMSNFDQEIELPSLKICVVYESPKLSLTPTTTFGELKETFPYKDLKNTGLLDWDLREYMSYLDEDSTISGSSEFTSPQEIENIGNESIKEGPSAKGDKTKPLSTGVEDISIGGGVATHIDSGGMDILAQHSKVVEQDDKMNEGKAGIMPSQEIQVEEGLNLLDKQKEIHINSNNNIDISSGFLFLIFKFQSYIFISLFKLFIAFADICTRLGTYKHFVDLDDAQIALLVEAITTYPHLWNACEKFSERFQAWRLKILADMLLFLQKESVDNLTPQREKEFHKLYEEAVEIGFESSWIDEMRQHILTKDPKLREDIAERQKDENPKRSCSVDMVLDTQVVKQGDGSNENCKRNSRCVKTQNVNNSFEEGSDLVGKKGEIGVVSIDHNAARNEEPEKEFVAKVSTSEIPRTTTSLTNSQPSERLTPSYLSIPLRETPSNALVDKQRISELCLMNRQKSLGEISIEREAVEKTTKKYTSTAVSSIHSESTSSQLDQIFTSQTKSHPHSEIRSSQTETHTVKESGGHPKIIQDFGANDIMSLFAPVVVGKESEDNIVGKTLVELEKYLKMSLKDIVSSETNSISLLSAINFLSNLPFKDVTLSDGLKDIIEIMQQEFPSIACSFKQGFATNEKLAELEARGNEMATTLGSKISEAKNFYDEAQLKEVVLKEQIIRLKEEIKVSEDALSSLEDEKNKRIAETIGYKMELENVRKDQSQIVEDERKVQQKLFEVTYKWSVLCSQYEYNRMTGRNSS encoded by the exons ATGGAGTGCCTCTTGGGTTTTGCATCTTCTGTTTCAAGAGATTTAGTATGTGGCGCATTAAATCAATTACGTTATCCTTGTGATTTTAACAATTTCGTaaaaaaacttgaagaagaagagcGCGATTTGATTGTAACGAAAGACAGTGTCCAAAAATTTGTTACAAATGCCAAGAAACAAACAAGAAAGACTAGTGAAGTTGTTGACAAGTGGTTGCAAGATGCTATTAATGACGTAGACAATGTGAATCAGTTGTTGAAAGAGGCAAAAGCCAAAAAATTCTGTTGCTTTGGGTACTGTCCAAATTGGATTTGGCAATATCGTGTAGGAAAAAAGTTAGCATATAAAAATGTGTACCTTGAAAAGTTCATTGCAGAGGGTAGAAAATATGTGCCATTTGACCGCATTGCTACACTTCCTTCAGGCACCCTTCATATTCTCACAGAAAAATGCATGAATTTTGAGAGTAGACAATCTACATATGAGAAGCTGCTCGAAGCAGTGAAAAATAATGATGTTGCCATGATTGGATTGTATGGGATGGGGGGGTGTGGTAAAACCACATTAGCAATGGAGGTTATGAAGTTAGTAGAAGCAGAACATTGTTTTGAAAAAGTTCTTTTTGTGCCTATTTCTAGTACAGTGGAAGTTCGAAGGATCCAAGAAAAAATTGCAAGTTCACTGCAGTATACATTTCCAGAAACTGAAGTAATGGAGAGGGCCCAACGATTGTGCTTGAGATTAAACCAAGAGAAAAACATTCTTATGATTTTAGATGATGTGTGGGAGAAGCTTGACTTTGGTGGCATTGGGATTCCCTCCTCTGAACATCATACAGTCTGCAAGATTCTCATTACCACTAGATCAGAAGAAGTTTGTACTTCAATGGATTGCCAAAGAAAGATTTACCTGCCAATTTTAACGGATGAAGAAGCGTGGACTCTTTTCCAAAATAAAGCACTTATATCTAAAAACACCCCTGATACCTTAAAGAATCTGGGAAGATTAATTTCCAATGAATGTAAAGGATTGCCTGTTGCCATTGCAGCTGTTGCTAGTAGTTTGAAGGGAAAAGTTGAGACGATATGGAATGTTGCATTGAATAAGTTGAGAAGTTCTAAGCCAATAAATATTGAAAGAGGTTTGATTGATCCCTACAAGTGCTTGCAGCTGAGCTATGATAATTTGGATACTAAAGAAGCCAAATCACTTTTCCTATTTTGTTCTGTGTTCCCTGAAGATAGTGAAATTCCAATTGAAGTTTTAACAAGATATGCTATAGGATTAGGTGTAGTTGGAGAAGCACACTCTTATGAGGAGGCAAGGAGTGAAGTGGTTGCAGCCAAAATTAAGCTCGTCAGTTCTTGTTTATTGTTGGATGAAGAGGATGAATATGTCAAAATGCATGACATAGTTCGCGATGTGGCCCACTTGATAGCCAAGAAGGAGAATAAGATAATCAAGTGCGAAGAGGAAAAAGATGTGACTATTGAACAAAATTCAGTAAGATATCTATGGTGTGTGAAATTTCCAATTGATTTAGATTGTTCCAATcttgagtttttatttttaaagacaaaattggAAGAATTTAATGGAATTTTCAAAAGAATGAGAATGCTCAAAGTTTTGATTCTAGTCAATGATAAGGATGGAATAACACCATTGTCAACAATGTGtttaaaaacattaacaaaTCTTCGTTATCTAGGTATTTCTGGTTATGAATTGAGCGACTTCTCATTTGTAAGCCATATGAAGAAACTTCAAAGTCTTTCGATGAATGGTTGTTCATTGCCTTCATTTCCTGAATTACAAACCGATGTTGCAATTACACAAGTAACAACCTTAAAATTGTTACAATTGTACAAATGTGAAATGAAAGGGAAGAATTTCGAAGTGATCAAAAGAATCCCACTACTGGAAGAGTTGTACATTGTCGATATTGAAGGAGAATGGGATTCTAATAGTGAAGACAATATTGAATTCTTTAACACGTTTAGTGTCCCCAAAACACTGCAAAGGTATGCAATTGTATTAGGATCCAATAACTTTGgtgattataattataattattttcaccCTCCTCCCAGAACTCTATTACTTAACCATTTTGACAAATCAAATGAGGTAATTAAGGGTTTGGCAAAAAAAGCAACATATCTCTTTGTAGCAAATATTCAGAGAGGCGCAAAAAATATCATCCCTGATATATTTCAAATTGAAGGAGGAGGTTTGGACGAGTTGAGTAAGTTTGAGATATGTAATTCTGAAGAGATAGAGTGTTTGATTGACACTAGTAACCATTTGAGTACAGTGGTATCTCCCTTCTCCAAGTTGTATAAGCTCAGAATGGTTAACTTGAAAAATCTAAGAGCTTTATGGCATTTTTCTCAACCTATAAGTGGACCTTTTGAGAACTTAGAGAAGTTGTATTTTAGTGATTGTCCAAAGTTGACATCTCTTTTCACGTATGTCGTTGCTCGAAGTTTGGTACAATTGAAAGTACTAAAAATTTCAACATGTGATGAACTGAAGCATATATTAGGAGATGATGACAAAACGAAGAAAAGTCAAGGTGAATTCACCACTAGACATCCTGTACAAATCTTCCAAAATCTTCAAAAAGTAGAGATACATAGTTGTAGAGAATTAAAACATATATTCTCGACCAACATTGTAAAGGGCTTAACTCAATTGAAAATGCTCAAGATAGAAAACTGTGACATGCTAGATCAAATAATTGGGGATATTGCTCCATCAACAGACCAAGATAATAAAGAAGAACTTGATGAAATCATTGAGGAAGGTAAGCATTCACATTTGTATAGCACTTCAATTCCATCAACAGCAGTTGTAAACCATAGCTCAG GAACTCTATCAAGCCTTACAAgccttaaaatattttgttgtcCGAAGTTAGGCTCAATTTTTACAGCATCTACAGCTAAGACCTTGACTTctttggaagaattgttcattCAAAATTGCCTTAGCTTGAAGCTTATAGTAACTCATGAAAGGGTCAATCAAAATCATAAGGAAAATATTGGCGAGGATGACCATGACTTTCATAGTGATATTTCAATCTTCCAGGGTTTGAAAGTGCTACATATCAGTGGATGTGACTTATTGCAACGTATATTCCCTATCTCTTTTGTTGGAGGCATGATGAAATTGAATGATATAAGAGATGAAGAGATTGTTGATTTGAAAGATTTTTCAAGTCAAAATAAATTCAAAGACAATTCTTGtcaccaaaaacaaaagaatactCTATTTGAACTTCCTGCTTTAGAAGTACTCAAACTTGATCGTACCCTGGATAGCACCATTCTAGATAGCTATCCTATAAGATGTCCATCTTTGAGAACATTATCATTGGGTATTGGGATATATATTGGGTTTTTCATGATAAATTGTTCAACGGATGCTTCAAAAGCTAGACATGGGGATTATATTTCAATCAAG ATATCAAACTCGGATTTTGTTCCCCCACTTGAAAGTGTTGAATATATTTCAAAACAACCTCAGGGTTTGAACTTGCTTATTATGCATAATATAAGAGAGATTGAACTGAAAGGCTTTGATAAg GATCTAAAACGGTTTCAAAGCCATTTCTTCAGTTTGCAAGATCTATCCATAAGGAATTGTGAAGTAGAAGATATTTTTTGTCTTAATGGACATGGAATGGTTGGGCAACAAGTGAGTTTAAGGTTAGAGTATTTGCTTTTGGAAAATCTACCTCAAATGACTTATATTTGGGTGGCTTCCAAGATTTCAATTAATCTCCAACATCTTACCATATTAGAAATATTGGGATGTgcaaaattgaaagaaatattTCCTCCCTCTGTTTTAAGAAGTTTACAAAAGTTGAAAATCCTAATCATAAAAGAATGCATGGAATTGAAGCAGATTGTTGGATGTGAACAAGGAGCTCCAAACAATTCTTTTACCCTCCCAAATCTTCGAAGATTAGAAATAATTGGATGTGCAAAATTGGAAGTAATATTTCCAAAGTATGTTTTAAGATGCCTACCAGAGTTAAAAAGTGTGAAAATAAGAAAATGCAAAGAATTAAGAGAAATCATTGAAGAGGATTTGGAAGACAAAAAAATGTCTAATCTTCTTTCTCCTCAGCCATGCTTCCCAAAACTAAAAGAATTGTATGTTGGACATTGCCATAAGCTGAAAAGATTTATCTCTGGATCTGCATCTAATGACTTTCCCAATCTTTATCTTTTGATCATAAATGGAGCCTCTAAACTAGAAGAACTTGTTGGATGTGGACAAGAAAAAGGTGACAggatagaaaagaaaaaagttgaGCTTCCAAGAGTGaaacttttaatatttatgcATATGTCAAACTTTGATCAAGAGATTGAATTGCCGAGTTTAAAAATTTGTGTTGTCTACGAAAGTCCAAAACTCTCTTTGACTCCAACAACTACTTTTGGAGAGCTGAAGGAAACTTTTCCTTATAA agATTTAAAAAACACTGGACTTTTAGACTGGGACTTAAGGGAGTACATGAGCTATTTAGATGAAGATTCTACTATTAGTGGTAGCAGTGAGTTCACTTCACCACAG GAGATTGAAAACATAGGAAATGAGAGCATTAAGGAGGGGCCTTCAGCAAAGGGTGATAAGACAAAACCTTTGTCAACTGGTGTTGAAGACATTAGCATTGGAGGTGGTGTTGCAACTCACATTGACTCTGGTGGCATGGACATACTTGCACAACATTCCAAGGTTGTTGAACAAGATGATAAGATGAATGAAGGAAAGGCAGGAATCATGCCAAGCCAAGAAATCCAAGTAGAAGAAGGGTTGAACCTATTGGACAAACAAAAAGAGATACATATTAATTCTAACAACAATATTGACATTTCTTCaggttttttatttcttattttcaagTTTCAATCCTATATTTTCATATCACTTTTCAAACTTTTTATAGCTTTTGCAGATATCTGTACAAGATTGGGAACATATAAACATTTTGTTGATCTGGATGATGCACAAATTGCTCTTTTGGTGGAGGCGATAACAACATATCCTCATCTTTGGAATGCTTGTGAGAAGTTTAGTGAGCGCTTTCAAGCTTGGAGGTTGAAAATTTTGGCAGATATGTTGTTGTTCCTTCAGAAGGAAAGTGTTGATAATCTTACTCCTcaaagagaaaaagagtttCATAAACTATACGAAGAAGCTGTTGAGATTGGATTTGAGAGTTCATGGATAGATGAAATGCGTCAACATATTTTGACGAAGGATCCTAAGCTAAGAGAGGACATTGCAGAGAGACAAAAGGATGAGAATCCTAAGAG GTCTTGTAGTGTGGATATGGTACTAGATACCCAGGTTGTTAAACAAGGTGATGGGTCTAATGAAAACTGTAAAAGAAATTCTCGATGTGTGAAGACCCAGAATGTTAACAATAGCTTCGAAGAAGGTTCTGACTTGGTTGGTAAAAAAGGTGAAATAGGTGTTGTTTCTATTGATCACAATGCTGCGAGAAATGAAGAACCAGAGAAAGAATTTGTTGCAAAAGTTTCTACTTCAGAAATACCAAGAACAACAACATCATTAACAAACTCACAACCATCTGAAAGGCTAACTCCATCTTATTTGAGTATTCCTCTACGTGAAACACCCTCAAAT GCATTGGTGGACAAACAGCGGATTAGTGAATTGTGCTTGATGAACAGACAAAAGTCACTTGGAGAAATT AGTATTGAGCGAGAAGCTGTAGAGAAAACCACAAAAAAGTACACCAGTACGGCAGTTTCATCAATTCATTCCGAATCCACTAGCTCACAGTTGGACCAAATATTTACTTCTCAAACTAAATCACACCCACAT AGTGAAATTAGGAGCAGTCAAACTGAGACCCACACTGTTAAAGAAAGTGGAGGCCATCCTAAAATTATTCAAGACTTTGGGGCCAATGATATCATGAGTTTATTTGCACCAGTTGTTGTGGGGAAAGAGAGTGAAGACAACATAGTTGGAAAGACCCTTGTTGAGTTGGAAAAGTATCTAAAGATGTCTTTGAAGGACATAGTTAGCTCTGAGACTAACAGCATTAGCCTTTTGTCTGCTATTAATTTCCTGTCCAACCTTCCTTTCAAAGATGTAACTCTATCAGATGGACTCAAAGATATTATAGAAATTATGCAACAAGAGTTCCCAAGCATTGCATGCTCCTTTAAGCAAGGTTTTGCTACCAATGAGAAGTTGGCAGAACTTGAAGCTCGTGGGAATGAGATGGCCACTACTCTTGGTTCCAAAATTTCTGAGGCAAAGAATTTCTATGATGAAGCTCAACTGAAGGAAGTAGTTTTGAAGGAACAAATCATTAGGTTGAAGGAAGAAATAAAAGTTTCTGAGGATGCCTTATCATCTCTggaagatgaaaaaaataaaagaattgcAGAAACTATTGGGTACAAAATGGAGCTTGAAAATGTGAGGAAAGACCAGTCTCAAATTGTGGAAGATGAAAGAAAAGTTCAACAAAAATTATTTGAGGTGACTTATAAATGGTCAGTTCTATGTAGTCAATATGAGTACAATCGCATGACTGGTAGAAATTCCTCATGA